The window ggaaagggaagtttggggatccccctgctggagctgctacccccgcgacccgacccggataagcggatgaagatggatggatggatggattataatgtgtggtctacatgtgatactgagccgccacCTATAATTTAACCATGCcaacttactcaggccacgcccccttttatggcttttgaactgtttaaggtagagtcttgtatTGAACAGAGTtactttttgattggtgatggtttgacccaccCCCTATGCGATAGCCACGCCCCTCTTCATAACTAATAACCCATTTGATGTAgagtattgtgtgaggtatcattgaacttaGCACAGAGTTCAtttgtcattggtcatggtttggcccgccccctatgtttaagccacgccccctttcataactggtgacccatttaaggtagagtcttgtgtgaggtatcattgaactcagcatagagttcccttttcattggtgacgatttgcctGCCCCATATGCTTTAGCCACGCTCCCAcgttcacagctaatgaactgtatgacgtagagtcttctgtgaggtatcattgaacacAGCATGGGGAACTCCAtgcttttcattggtgacgatttgcagtgtctgagtgccgcgcaaatgcacggtcgcaaggagcggcgtccaccagtaaccccgacgcgcaCAGAGGCGCAAGGGCCCGTCcaatgctgcttgcagctttaattatttaaaCCTCATGCGTTGCATCCACTCAACCTCCTCCCTATCAGTCTTAGCATACTACTTCTGCCGTCAGGTCACTTAAGAATATTATCATACATTGATTTAGGTGTTCAAATGACATACTATAGATGTTGTCTGCGATAAAGAAATAGCCCAAGCATATTGAGAGTAGATCCAGTATGCACATTGTAATCAGTAGGCCTTCTTTTGAGGATAACAACTTTGTTTCAGGTCTGTACCTAATTGGTTATTGATTGGGATATTGATCACTTAGCCTACCTGTTCAGGCTCCAGGAAGACAGTTTGCTAGCTTTTCATCCTTTTGACTGTATGTGACAACAGCATTCAGCAACAAGCAGCTGTTCTGTTGTTAAtgctagcaaaaaaaaaatcgttttacattggttaaaataaaattaaagtgtTAAACGTGTATGCATCCTAACCTTACTAATTTAGTTCAGGAAATATACAGAGGCGGCCCTCTATTGCGTTTGGATGCTAATGCATAACGTTACTATGCTAGTTTGGTGAAGGAGGGGTGGGACTCCAGTAACAACTCCGAGCTCTTTTTTTTACTAAGAATAAAAACTATTAACGTTAATAATAATATGGACGTATTACAACGAAAATCAATTACACTTAAGAAAATGTACAATGATGAGCTACCCGGTCGGCTACTATCTTTGTTTGGCTGCAAGAGTCCAAACTTCGGctatcatgactttttttgtcgaGCTGTCAAACGACTTATCGTTTTGGTTTTTCAAAACCTAACATATTAATATAGTATATCTTTCaggatattttatatatttacagtctatggggaAAAGGGAATCGTCAGTTACTATCCAACGCAACTAAAAGTAACATTTAACGCATTCGAAAGACTATGGTTGGACCCCGGAAatggaatcttttttttatttttattgccgAGTGAAGGGTCACACATACGTAGACGATCTTTGTTACAAACATGGCAGCGCGCATGTGAATGTCATGCCATCTTAATCTGTTCCTTGAATCGAAATCATGTTTGGGCATTCTTACGTTAAAGCTGACGCGTAAATTACATCTTGCAGAATTGTGGTTTGATTCACCTCGGACAGCTAAGCCGTAATTTAGCTACTTGATTCATTAGCTGACCAGCTCTCAATGTTAGCATTTTAGCAACTAATTAGCAGTAATCTCTACGATGGATCCTGACCAACAACTGAGAAATGTAAGTCACATTCAAATGCagtgttagctaacgttacgttggGTGAAATTGCAAATGAACAGTTTGATGGTGATTTTGTGTCTCTTGCAGCTGCGGGATTTCCTTTTGGTTTACAACCGCATGACTGAAACTTGCTTCCAGCGATGCAGCAGCAACTTCAACTACAGAAACCTTACCATGGACGAGGTAAGAATATGCatcatatgcctatttttgtgCATATATCCTTAAAGAACATGGCCAGAAGTATGTACTATGTATGTAGACAAACATTACACCCACatgtgtgagtgtttatctCCAAAAGCATTGGCATTTATAAGCTCTTATAACAGCCTCACTCTTCTGGGAAGGCCCTCTGCACGATTTTGGAACCTGGATGCAGCAAGATTGTCCCATTCAGCCAAATGAGCATAAGTTAGGGCGACGCTTCATGTTTGGCGTTATGGCCTGGCTTGTTgtcatcatttcatttaaaatcatCCCATGAAGTTGGGTTCATTGTTGTAAAGGTCAGTGACCTCGCTTTGTGCATCATATTGAAAAAGGAAAGGACTGCCCTgttcacatacttttggccacatATGTTAGGCCATATAGTGTTTTATGAACACATAATCAACTTTATTTAAACAGCACTTTTTTACTGTAGTTATCCACTCATCACCTGCGATTGCTGTTGTCTGTCCAGGAGCGATGTGTGGACAGCTGTGCGGGGAAGCTGATCCGCTCTAACCACCGCCTGATGAGCACCTATGTGCAGCTGATGCCTCGGATGGTGCAGCGTCGGATGGAGGAGATGGAGAGCAAGGCTGCAGAAAATGCCAAGGCAGCAGAGGCAGCTGCTTCTGCATATGTGGAGCCCCATGTCACAGAGGCCTCACCAGCATCTCAAACCCCCATCACCTTATCTCCACCACCACAAGTACCTCCACTGCTAGATCAACCTTTTACCTCAATGACGATTGACGATGTCGGAGTCGGACCAGAGGCCCATGGCTCAGTCTTAAAGTCAGCAGGATCAGATATTCCAGTTGAGCTTGACAGTGCCGTTTCCAAATACACAACAGGCCCAGAAGTTAAATTATCAGCTGCCTCCCCACTCACACCTGCGATTGAAACCGTGAATCTCTCAATGCTTAATGAAGCTGGCAATGGACCATCTTATAAAGCAAACTTTGCTCAGCCGCCGATAGCTGGTGCCCAAATTGAGTCTGAGATCTCAGCGCCTGTGTTTATGACATCTAAACCAATGTCTTTATCAGGAGATGTGCCTGTGTCAACAGTAGCTGCACCTACAGTGTCCAAATCCATTGAAAGCCTGTCGGGCCAAGAGAGAGCCCCAGAGGTTCCCCCGCCGTCAGGCCAGTAATGATGGCCATTCTGGGTCTGGCCCTGACTCCCACCACAAACAACCCACATCTGATGAGTAACTCAAATGTGAGATTCTCCGTATTGCTGAAAAGAATAGTTGATGAATAGATTTACATTAATTATTGAATATATCAACTTTTCAACAACTAATATACATGATGTCATAACATTTTCTGTCTACAGTCTCTCAAATGTGAGCATTTGAtgcttttctgttttcatattgtaaattaaaaaatgttgaggTTTGACAAAACTAGCAACTTGAAGACCTCACATTAGACTCTGTTGACTTTATTTTAGGTATTGtcattatttctttcttcttttttaataaatcaaaaaacAATTAATGAAAAAAACCTAACTTGCAGCTTTAGTGCCCTGTGGCTTACCAGGAAAATAAGATTAACCTGGTGAGAAAACATAGTCAAGCATGTCACTAATGATAAGAAtatgattgattgatagatagattaaattaaggtgtccaatagctaatacacaacatacatacacataggcaCACTGACATATGAGATCCACGCACacatactacaaaaatacaaaggaagaTTTCAATAGTGTGCCCTTACAGTAAAGTTTGGTTGTAGCATGTTTAAAGGAGCGATGtggaaaaaatgcagaaaggtgCAATGGTATCATAGTGCAAGATAGTGTCAGTGCAAATTCTATATCCATTCAAGTACAACAGGCAAcacaatatatcaaaaatagaaTAGCCATTACTTAACTATACATAGACACTAGTAAAAGACTTGAAGACAAGTTTAAGTTAAAGTTGATAACTGTCCATacagacaaaaatatatatttctgacACTATTGTGAAGTGTCAAAAATggtaataacaaaaaacatatttggaGCAGCCCAGAGTGCTCACTCTATTCCTTACTTTTTTCACATgttctttattttaaatgccCCATTGACAACCTCTTGTATTTGTTGTTTAAATTTGAGGCTAAGTAGTAGTACATTTAATAATTTCACAGTGGCACATGGAATATGtaacattttccaaaaacacaatttgtaataaatacatatatatatatatatatatatatatatatatatatatatatatatattttttttttttaaataaagattatttttaatttaaaatttttAATGGACAGaacaggtgagaaaggggagagagaggaggaagacatgcaggaaatcatcacaggtcggagtcgaaccctggacctctgcgtcgagggaTACACCTCTAAATAtttatatgtgcgcctgctctacccacagAACCAACCCGGTCACCAATTTGTAATATTTTAACAAAATGTCTCTTTAGGAATCATCAATGACCaattgttattatatatatatatttatatttataaaaaattataaaattaaacacagaaaatacattGTCGTTGGATTTTTCACTTTCAATTACGGATATGAATATCAGCGGCACTGAAacaatatttaaattatttaaaatattttgttgttgaCAAATGACAACTAAAGATGAATGACTAGTAAACCTAcatttaattaaacaaaaaggGCCCACAACCCTCCGCCACCACATCTGACCTTGGTATTTTCGGCCCCATGTAGTTATGCCGCTGGATGTAGCATCATTGCATTGCCTCCAGCAGGGAGCGCTGCTGTGAAGTGTCCCGGGGACATGGGCTGTCAGTAGCAGAGGTTCTCTGTTCTTGCTCACCAGTAGCCCACATCAACTCGGAGGAGCGGGGCGTGGACTCAGACCGACTGTTCTCTGCTCTTAAATTTGAGGCGACCGACTTTCGGGAAAAAATTGAAACTGACAAGAAATCGATCGATTCGTACCTGGTAAGAATTTGTagatgtttttgtatgtttaatggctttgtttacattgtggcCTTTAGAAGTTTTGTTGTGGAAGTCCAActtcactttgactttttaacaATAGATTTCAAAGTGATCCAATAGGCCAGCCCATGCGATTTTCATGGAGGAGGATAGAGCCAAGGGGAAATGTGGGAATGTACAGCTAGGCTATTTATAATACTTCATAATTTAATTTCGATTGACTCTGGTTGGTTTATGTTTCTTTTTGCAGCAGATAGTGTAAATGTTGTATTTAACCATCAGTAGCTATAGGCTAATAACTTAAAGATCTACTACTAAAATGAATATTTAGGAATACACTGATAccataaaagacacaaaaaaagtacagacatgcttcaaacacacagtcacacctGAAGGGATACACACATTAATGTCACATTATGGACGTGCACCTAATACAAGTCCACTTAGTCTCAAACGACAGTGTGTAATGTCTGTTTACCTGCCTATATCAGCCCCCTGGAAGATGTACAGTGCATGGAAAAACAATTAGTACAAACCTGTatatttactttgttttttacGGGAGCAAAAACACAACTTTGACTTTTATACAAGGAGTCTTTCTTTAACATCTTTTGCACGCTACATGTTCCTGATCCCAAAAGAGATTGAAAGAACAAACAGTCAAGAGAGGCAACCAGCAGCATAACCATGGATGACATCTTCACACAGTGTCGAGAAGGGAACTCTGTGGCTGTTCGCCTGTGGTTGGACAACACAGAGAATGACCTCAACTTGGGGTAAGTGGATATaactatgcacacacacacacacatccctcaAATACATACATCTTTAAAGATGACTGCCTTTATCTTCTCTTGGATGTTAGAATCTAGGTCTAGTGTGTAAAGACGTGTGCGTGTAAGTACGGTCCTCTGATGAATGGAGTTGACTTTATAGCAAACACACCACATTTGGTATGGTGGTTGAATGATTctatgctggtgtgtgtgtgtgtgtgtgtgtgtgtgtgtgtgtgtgtgtgtgtgtgtgtgtgtgtgtgtgtgtgtgtgtgtgtgtgtgtgtgtgtgtgtgtgtgtgtgcatacaaagCAATCCTTGGCACATTAGAGGTGGTCAAATAGTTTCCATATTGTGCTCACCCTTCAACTCCACACACTGCTGAACGTCACCCAGCTTTAGTAATTCCAGTCCAGTTTTCTTCCCCTTTTCTTCTTGGATTTctctccttatgatgtcatccccaaaaactgtgtgtgtgtatataaaaagCAGTGGGTGATTTATGGAGGTTTCACGGTGACGTAAATGACTCagacaacaaaataaatttaaaactCATCAAATGCGAGACTGAAAATCACATACTGACTTTAGATTATAGTCCTGAAATTATTTAGTTGATTTACACAAAATGTATCAATAGTACataatcattttaaattgaatatttgGGGTCTGCTGGTCACATAAAACAACCACTTTGAAGTGGTTTGATGTCACCCTGTTCTCTGGGAACAAGTGATTTTTCACAAGTTGTGACAAAGttatacataaaataaatgaatttatCTAAAATATAAGCAGTAGAAGAACTTATAATGGTCACAAGTTGTACCTctattagataaaaaaaaatgtttaggatAGGCAGAGAACTTTGTTTACCTTATTTACTTGCTAGAAAGGCGCTACAAGACCTCACTGCTAAAGACCTTGGCCATCTCATTCTTGGGCCAGGCCTTATATGTGCAGTTTGATGACGTTGACTTTGAGGGCTGCATAGCTGCTAGCCAACCACGCAACAGCTAAGGCCATTTCCTCTGTTCAATTCCATACAGGGCCAGGCCCTTGCTGACAGAATGTCTCAGGCAGCTAGCTGCAGTCCCATATAAACATCTAAGACACCAGTCATTATGCTGGAGGCCTGCTTTGTCTGTTCATCTTAAGAGGCTCATCCGTGTGTGTGAACCGGCCCTTTTTTCCCATCAGAATATCCAATGTGTGacaagtgttatttattttgcagAAAGAAGGAACTGGAGAGTGAGTCCACTGAGACAAACATTAAATGGCATTTCTGATCTCCCtcaggagctgtgtgtgtgtgtgtatgtgtgtgtgtgtgtgtgtgtgtgtgtgtgtgtgtgtgtgtgtgtgtgtgtgtgtgtgtgtgtgtttgagccagtgacacagaaagacaaggaaaaagagagagggagactcaCAGAGAATGCATAGCTGAGGATTCCGCCGTGTATTTACCGCTCTGTCATTCCTGAGTTTTTTTCCCCGTTACTTTTTATAGCACACAGGGTTGGTTAGACCATGAACTGTCTGTCCACAATGCTGTATCAGTATTAACAAAGAATGTGACAAACTGCTATTTAATTTTAGTGTGAGCTAGTACTGCAGCTATTTCCTACAGGTTATAGAAGCCCTCTTGAGGTTTATTGTCAAACAGAGTGTAGAGTTTGTGGCTTTGCGGGGAGCTGCGAGAAGCCCCAGCAGCTGCCTTGGGGTCAGCTAATGTACAGGAGTCACTTGGGTGAAGGGGCCAGTCACAAGTAGGTGATAGCTTGGCTCCTTCTAGACTGCAGCAGTGCTATGTacgctgtctgtgtgtttgtgtttttgtgtatgttagTAGGCATTCCAGCTTGCACAGAAATATTTATCACTAGGCCAGTCGTCAGATGGTTAAAAGCTGCCGGCAGCACAAGGAAGCATGTGCTTAAGTCTAAATAAAGATTGGTAGGTAGTGGGTGTGAGAACCTGTGTGGCCGTGTGTCAAAGAGAGAACCACACAGATAGTATTTTGTTAGCTGGTATATGTTCAGAGTTGATAAGAGAGCACCCTCCTATGTATGTTTCCTGGGAACAAGTACCCTCCAATCTATAAGAACCATCTTATAAGAACATTTTAATTAgactttaaattgttttaaagcAAGTTTATCAAGATTGATGGGCTAacttatttttcattttgctcTTCATTCTTGTGTTTTAGTGATGACCATGGCTTCAGCCCCCTCCACTGGGCATGCAGGGAAGGGAGGAGCGGAGTTGTCGACATGCTCATTATGCGAGGTGCTCGTATTAATGTGATGAACCGTGGAGACGATACCCCATTACATCTCGCCGCCAGTCATGGACATAGAGACATTGTGGCAAAGGTAAACACACTATGGTTACAACTAGACCATTCATGCGTTGTTAACACTGTCTTTGAGGAGAGAAGTCTTGCTTTGTTGTTCAATGTTCTCACTTTATGACCAATGCCAGCTGATTCAGTGCAAAGCCGACCCCAATACAGTCAACGAGCATGGAAACACACCACTCCACTACGCCTGCTTCTGGGGCCAAGACGAAGTGGCAGAGGTACATTACAGTACACTCACATACACTTCTTTTAGCACAATCTGTTGGCTGAAAAGGCCCTCTTCTGGGGAGAAATGGACATTACAATGCTTTGTTGTTAGTGTCTTTGCTTTTAATCTAAAACCTATGCTTAAAATTGAATGCATAACACAGTAAAACCCCTCTTTTTTAGGACTTGGTGACGAGTGGTGctcaggtgtgtgtatgtaacaGGTATGGACAGACACCTCTGGACAAGGGAAAGCCTCACCTAAGACAGCTGCTTGAAGGTCAGAGGTCATTTATGGTCATTTTAACACCCTAACAGGTTATATCTTAGGAAAAGTAAATGATATattagcaaaataaaaaaagtattatcactttttttttagtattgtcatttcttttatgTAGAAAAGGCAGAGAAAATGGGCCAGAGTATGACCAAAGTCCCATATAAGGAAACTTTTTGGAAGGGCACTATGCGAACACGACCACGTGAGTAACATTGACTTCATAAAAAGTAACAAATCATATCAAGTCAGGATAATTGTTTAATCATTCATTATTTGGCTCTTTCAGGTAACGGTACCCTCAACAAGCAAGCTGGTATTGACTATAAGCAGCTTTCGCTCCTGGCAAAGATCAATGAAAACCAGTCTGGAGAGGTCTATTGCACTCTGTGTTTACTGCTGTGTCagtatttttaatttcttttcagCCCCCCAGTTGTTTACTCAACAGTGTGTTCTGTCTGCAGTTATGGCAAGGTCGGTGGCAAGGGGATGAGATTGTAGTGAAAGTGCTTCAGGTGAGAGACTGGACCACCAGGAAGAGCAGAGACTTCAATGAGGAGCATCCGAAACTCAGGTAATTCACATGTCAGTGTCCTAATAATGAAAGAGTGTTGGTGGTGGCTTTGGTTGGCTCTTAGCTGTATTTCCTGTGTTGTCTGCACACAGAATAGATTTACCAGGGTTCATTTATGGGCATCACATAATCACATGCTGTCAATCTGTTTGCATTCATAAACTAAGattaatgcattttttgtttctgtttgtttgagcCATACACAGTCTATAGGCATTTGGACTGACTAGTACTTGCTGTTAAACATAGTGCTAATGTGAGAATGGATGTGACAGATTGGTGGCCATTGAGGTTGCTGTGGTCAAAGAGAATTTAGGATCTAGTGCATGATTCTTTTGCAACTAGGATAGGGGTTTTTACTGTTATAAGTCAAGGAAATGGGTTGTGGATGGGTTTGTGATGAAGCAGTTGCTGGCAACTGTTTACTGTGTGATGTGTTGTTCTACTAACATAGAATTAAAACCATCATAGTAGAAATAAAACCTTATTTTGAATCCGGTGTGTCATTTTTAGCCCATGTTGATGTTGTGTCAGTTTGAGCATTATGTTTTAGCGGCTGTTGCACCATATTATTGCCCAAAAGGCAAAATGTTGTACCTTTCTTAAGTTGTAGTAGTGAGCCAAAAGTCATACAGGCATGTTAAGACAGGTTTAGCAGGGCCCCCGAAAGGAACTCCCGAATCCCTATTGACATGATTATGGCGGGGTTGTGCACGTATTCTAAAGGAGCAACTCACAGGCATGTGTCACACGTATTAACACAGAATTAGCCTACTAATTAATACACCTAAATCACAGAATAAAATGACACAATAAAGAACAGTGTAAATCAAACAAGCAAAACACAACGTAATGGAAAGCATATTAGCATATTACCTAAGTGGCCCAGCTTAATCAGTGCCCACCAACTTCAGCCCCTCATAAAGTGACGGAAA is drawn from Sander vitreus isolate 19-12246 chromosome 13, sanVit1, whole genome shotgun sequence and contains these coding sequences:
- the timm10b gene encoding mitochondrial import inner membrane translocase subunit Tim10 B isoform X1, with translation MDPDQQLRNLRDFLLVYNRMTETCFQRCSSNFNYRNLTMDELSTHHLRLLLSVQERCVDSCAGKLIRSNHRLMSTYVQLMPRMVQRRMEEMESKAAENAKAAEAAASAYVEPHVTEASPASQTPITLSPPPQVPPLLDQPFTSMTIDDVGVGPEAHGSVLKSAGSDIPVELDSAVSKYTTGPEVKLSAASPLTPAIETVNLSMLNEAGNGPSYKANFAQPPIAGAQIESEISAPVFMTSKPMSLSGDVPVSTVAAPTVSKSIESLSGQERAPEVPPPSGQ
- the timm10b gene encoding mitochondrial import inner membrane translocase subunit Tim10 B isoform X2, with translation MDPDQQLRNLRDFLLVYNRMTETCFQRCSSNFNYRNLTMDEERCVDSCAGKLIRSNHRLMSTYVQLMPRMVQRRMEEMESKAAENAKAAEAAASAYVEPHVTEASPASQTPITLSPPPQVPPLLDQPFTSMTIDDVGVGPEAHGSVLKSAGSDIPVELDSAVSKYTTGPEVKLSAASPLTPAIETVNLSMLNEAGNGPSYKANFAQPPIAGAQIESEISAPVFMTSKPMSLSGDVPVSTVAAPTVSKSIESLSGQERAPEVPPPSGQ
- the ilk gene encoding scaffold protein ILK yields the protein MDDIFTQCREGNSVAVRLWLDNTENDLNLGDDHGFSPLHWACREGRSGVVDMLIMRGARINVMNRGDDTPLHLAASHGHRDIVAKLIQCKADPNTVNEHGNTPLHYACFWGQDEVAEDLVTSGAQVCVCNRYGQTPLDKGKPHLRQLLEEKAEKMGQSMTKVPYKETFWKGTMRTRPRNGTLNKQAGIDYKQLSLLAKINENQSGELWQGRWQGDEIVVKVLQVRDWTTRKSRDFNEEHPKLRIFSHPNILPVLGACQSPPSPHPIIITHYMPYGSLFNILHQGTTLVVDQSQAVKFALDIASGMAFLHTLEPMVSRLYLNSKQVMIDEDMTARISMADAKFSFQCPGRMYSPAWMAPEALQKRPEDINRRSADMWSFAVLLWELVTREVPFADLSHMEIGMKVALEGLRPTIPPGISPHICKLMRLCMNEDPAKRPKFDMIVPILEKMQDK